In Vigna angularis cultivar LongXiaoDou No.4 chromosome 8, ASM1680809v1, whole genome shotgun sequence, one DNA window encodes the following:
- the LOC108345792 gene encoding uncharacterized protein LOC108345792 — protein MEQKHVLLSALSVGVGLGVGLGLSSGQKWVGGNRDSDELSLEHIMLELKKLVVEGRDGKHTFEDFPYYLSERIRALLTSAAYIHLKHLHFSKHTRNLSPASRSILLSGPAESYQQALARALAHYFESKLLLLDITDFSVKLQNKFGCSRKIPSLKRSISEATLERMSGLFGSFSMLSSQGETRGIVRQQSSAAESFNPPKLRRNASAASDISSTASQGGPTLPARLKRTSSLCFDEKLFVQALYKLLVSITETSSIILYIRDVEKLVLQSRLYNLLQKMIKKLSGSVLILGSQILDSDDDCKEVDERLTALFPYNIEIKAPEDETHSGNWKGSLEEDMKAIQFQDNRNHIAEVLAANDIECDDLNAICHSDTIVLSNYIEEIVVSAISYHLMHTKDPDYRNGKLVISANSLSHGLSLFQEGKSSGNLKTNESNKENAGEDVAGAKNEVKSDNQAPENKNETEKSIPVTKKEGENPTPSKAEVPDNEFEKRIRPEVIPANEIGVTFADIGALDEIKESLQELVMLPLRRPDLFKGGLLKPCRGILLFGPPGTGKTMLAKAIANEAGASFINVSMSTITSKWFGEDEKNVRALFTLAAKVAPTIIFVDEVDSMLGQRTRVGEHEAMRKIKNEFMTHWDGLLTGPNEQILVLAATNRPFDLDEAIIRRFERRVLVGLPSAENREKILKTLLAKEKHENLDFKELATMTEGYTGSDLKNLCITAAYRPVRELIQRERVKEMEKKKREAEGQNSEDVSNNKDNEDQEITLRPLNMEDMKQAKSQVAASFASEGSVMNELKQWNDLYGEGGSRKKQQLTYFL, from the exons ATGGAACAGAAACACGTTCTGTTGTCAGCATTGAGCGTTGGGGTTGGGTTGGGTGTGGGGCTTGGGTTGAGTTCAGGGCAGAAATGGGTTGGCGGGAATCGTGACTCTGATGAACTTTCCCTGGAGCATATTATGCTGGAGCTCAAGAAGCTGGTGGTTGAAGGAAGGGACGGAAAGCATACATTCGAGGACTTTCCATATTACTTAAG TGAAAGAATTCGTGCTTTGTTGACAAGTGCTGCATATATTCATTTAAAGCATCTTCACTTTTCCAAGCACACCAGGAACCTCTCACCAGCAAGCAGGTCTATTTTACTATCTGGTCCAGCAG AATCTTACCAGCAAGCCCTTGCCAGAGCTTTAGCTCATTACTTTGAATCAAAGTTGCTGTTGTTAGATATTACTGACTTCTCTGTGAAG TTGCAGAATAAATTTGGATGTTCCCGAAAGATACCG TCGTTGAAAAGGTCAATATCGGAGGCAACCTTGGAGCGAATGTCTGGTTTGTTTGGTTCTTTTTCGATGCTTTCTTCACAAGGAGAAACAAGAG GAATTGTGCGTCAACAAAGCAGTGCTGCTGAAAGTTTCAATCCTCCAAAGCTTAGGAGGAATGCTTCTGCTGCATCTGATATAAGTAGCACTGCTTCCCAGGGTGGTCCAACACTTCCAG CACGTTTGAAGCGCACAAGTAGCTTGTGTTTTGATGAGAAGCTCTTTGTGCAGGCACTTTACAAG CTTTTGGTTTCTATCACAGAAACTAGTTCCATCATTTTATACATAAGGGATGTTGAGAAGCTCGTTCTTCAATCAAGGTTATATAATTTACTAcaaaaaatgataaagaaacTATCAGGCTCGGTGTTGATACTTGGGTCCCAGATATTAGATTCAGATGACGATTGCAAAGAAGTTGATGAAAGGCTCACTGCGCTATTCCCCTACAACATTGAAATCAAAGCTCCTGAAGATGAAACTCATTCTGGCAATTGGAAAGGATCACTGGAAGAGGATATGAAAGCTATTCAGTTCCAAGATAACAGAAACCACATTGCTGAAGTACTAGCAGCAAATGACATTGAATGTGATGACTTGAACGCAATCTGCCATTCAGATACTATCGTACTCAGCAATTATATTGAAGAAATTGTAGTATCTGCAATATCTTACCATTTGATGCATACCAAGGATCCAGATTACCGAAATGGAAAGCTAGTTATATCAGCCAATAG TTTGTCCCATGGATTGAGTCTGTTCCAGGAAGGCAAGAGTAGTGGGAATCTGAAGACTAATGAATCTAACAAG GAAAATGCTGGAGAAGATGTTGCTGGTGCAAAGAATGAAGTTAAGAGTGACAATCAAGCACCTGAAAACAAGAATGAGACGGAGAAATCCATCCCGGTAACAAAGAAAGAAGGTGAAAATCCCACACCTTCAAAGGCG GAAGTTCCTGACAACGAGTTTGAGAAGCGCATAAGACCTGAGGTTATCCCAGCAAATGAAATAGGGGTTACATTTGCAGATATTGGTGCATTGGATGAGATCAAAGAATCACTTCAAGAGCTGGTAATGCTTCCCCTTAGAAGGCCTGACCTCTTCAAAGGCGGGCTTCTAAAGCCGTGTAGAGGTATATTGCTTTTTGGGCCTCCTGGTACTGGGAAAACAATGCTAGCAAAAGCCATTGCAAATGAAGCTGGTGCAAGTTTCATTAATGTCTCAATGTCCACTATTACATCAAAATGgtttggagaagatgaaaagaatgtCCGAGCTCTATTCACACTGGCAGCTAAGGTTGCCCCAACAATCATCTTTGTTGATGAGGTCGACAGCATGCTTGGACAGAGGACTAGAGTAGGAGAGCATGAGGCCATGAGGAAGATAAAAAATGAGTTCATGACACACTGGGATGGGCTATTAACAGGACCTAATGAGCAAATTTTGGTTCTTGCTGCAACCAACAGACCATTTGACCTTGATGAAGCTATCATAAGACGGTTTGAGCGCAG GGTCCTGGTTGGTCTTCCATCTGCTGAGAACAGGGAGAAGATCTTGAAGACTCTTCTGGccaaagaaaaacatgaaaacttAGACTTCAAAGAgctggcaaccatgacagaagGATATACTGGAAGTGATCTTAAG AACTTGTGCATCACTGCGGCTTATCGACCTGTTAGAGAGCTAATACAGCGGGAGAGAGTAAAAGAAATG gaaaagaagaaaagagaggcTGAAGGCCAAAACTCTGAGGATGTTTCAAACAACAAAGATAACGAAGACCAAGAAATTACCCTCAGGCCTTTAAATATGGAAGACATGAAGCAGGCCAAGAGTCAG GTGGCTGCAAGTTTTGCATCAGAAGGATCCGTAATGAATGAGTTGAAGCAGTGGAATGATTTATATGGAGAAGGAGGTTCAAGGAAGAAGCAACAACTCACTTACTTCCTTTAG